One part of the Rhodococcus oxybenzonivorans genome encodes these proteins:
- a CDS encoding ATP-dependent DNA ligase, whose protein sequence is MLVSRIVDTSRAVGATRSRKVKIEALRTLLADLEPEEVEPVVAWLSGELRQGRIGIGWRTLADLPATPVDHSTVTVAEVDGLLTEVAGTSGSGSTERRRTLLTDLFTRTTPDERDFLVRLLTGDLRQGALEGIMTDAIAAAAALPVEPVRRAFMLSGRLPATATAALSGGVEALGAFRLEVGRPIRPMLASPAESLADAWTELGGDVSVEYKLDGARIQVHRNGDEIHIFTRTLREITGSVPELVELVVGLPCESAVFDGETLALTDSGRPRPFQETMSRFGAESARELLLHPYFFDCLHLDGIDLLDAPLEQRLDALETVAPQHRIPGLRRPDADTAATHFDDALAAGHEGVMVKSLSAPYAAGRRGRAWQKVKPEHTLDLVVLGAEWGYGRRTGYLSNLHLGARDPDGGDPIMVGKTFKGLTDALLQWQTDEFPRHERARDSHTVFLHPRIVVEIELDGVQVSSRYPGGVALRFARVLRYRPDKDPADADTIGAVRALLPG, encoded by the coding sequence ATGCTGGTTTCGCGGATCGTGGATACGTCGCGCGCTGTGGGGGCCACCCGGTCCCGCAAGGTGAAAATCGAGGCGCTGCGCACACTACTCGCCGACCTCGAACCCGAAGAGGTAGAGCCCGTGGTGGCCTGGCTCTCCGGGGAACTGCGGCAGGGCCGTATCGGCATCGGCTGGCGGACGCTCGCCGACCTCCCCGCCACGCCCGTGGATCACTCCACCGTGACCGTCGCCGAAGTCGACGGACTGCTCACCGAGGTGGCCGGGACTTCCGGATCGGGCTCGACGGAACGACGGCGCACTCTGCTCACCGACCTGTTCACCCGAACGACGCCGGACGAACGCGACTTCCTCGTTCGGCTCCTGACAGGAGATCTGCGACAGGGCGCACTCGAAGGAATCATGACCGACGCCATCGCCGCCGCGGCCGCTCTGCCTGTCGAGCCGGTTCGGCGCGCGTTCATGTTGTCGGGGCGGCTGCCGGCCACTGCTACCGCGGCGCTCAGTGGCGGCGTCGAGGCGCTCGGTGCGTTCCGGCTCGAGGTGGGTCGACCGATCCGGCCGATGCTGGCCTCTCCCGCCGAATCCCTCGCGGACGCCTGGACGGAACTCGGCGGCGACGTCAGCGTCGAGTACAAGCTCGACGGTGCGCGAATTCAGGTGCACCGCAATGGCGATGAAATTCATATCTTCACCCGCACGCTGCGCGAGATCACCGGCAGTGTCCCCGAACTGGTCGAACTCGTCGTCGGCCTCCCGTGCGAGTCCGCGGTGTTCGACGGTGAGACACTGGCGTTGACCGACTCTGGTCGTCCCCGTCCCTTCCAGGAAACGATGAGTCGTTTCGGCGCGGAAAGTGCCCGCGAGCTACTGCTGCACCCGTACTTCTTCGACTGTCTGCATCTCGACGGGATCGACCTGCTGGACGCCCCACTCGAGCAGCGTCTCGACGCCCTCGAAACCGTGGCCCCGCAGCATCGTATCCCAGGACTGCGCCGACCCGACGCCGACACCGCAGCAACACATTTCGACGACGCCCTTGCTGCCGGGCACGAAGGGGTCATGGTGAAGTCCCTGTCGGCCCCCTACGCGGCGGGGCGTCGCGGTCGGGCGTGGCAGAAGGTGAAACCGGAGCACACCCTGGACCTGGTGGTCCTGGGCGCCGAGTGGGGTTACGGCCGGCGTACCGGCTACCTCTCCAATCTGCATCTGGGTGCCCGCGACCCCGACGGCGGTGATCCGATCATGGTCGGCAAAACGTTCAAGGGTCTCACCGACGCGTTGTTGCAGTGGCAGACGGACGAATTCCCGCGCCACGAACGCGCCCGCGACTCTCACACCGTATTCCTGCACCCGAGGATCGTCGTCGAGATCGAACTCGACGGCGTGCAGGTCAGTTCCCGCTACCCCGGCGGCGTCGCGCTCCGATTCGCCCGGGTTCTGCGGTACCGGCCCGACAAGGACCCCGCGGACGCCGACACGATCGGCGCCGTGCGCGCCCTGCTCCCGGGCTGA
- a CDS encoding methyltransferase: MSDINNRVRKQIMGYIVSQAIAAVCELGVPDKLSNGSRLLPDLATSVGADADALGRFMRVLVAEGLFMEEAAGRFALTEAGELLRVDTPGSLRHLVGLMSKEAYTVWGHSLHSVRTGKESFTEAFGRPYFEWLTDNPSASDEFDRCQAGLVEVRLLPLLNRDWAKTTTVVDIGGGAGTLIETLLGSHPHLRGTVFDLPHVVAESASKFCSAGIGDRTTVVGGNFFEEVPQNGDVYVLSQILHDWDDESAGKILGNCRRAIPRNGRLLIVEQVLPEVATAHPMALLDLHMLVLLGGRERTATEWRRLLSGHGFTLESITPGPRSSVIEAVPA, encoded by the coding sequence ATGAGCGACATCAACAACCGGGTCAGAAAGCAGATCATGGGATACATCGTGTCCCAAGCTATTGCTGCCGTCTGCGAACTGGGGGTGCCCGACAAGTTGTCGAATGGATCCCGCTTGCTGCCCGATCTTGCAACCAGTGTCGGCGCCGACGCGGATGCGCTCGGTCGATTCATGCGGGTTCTCGTAGCAGAAGGACTGTTCATGGAAGAGGCCGCGGGACGATTTGCGTTGACGGAGGCCGGCGAGCTTTTACGGGTCGACACTCCCGGTTCACTGCGTCACCTGGTCGGACTGATGTCGAAGGAGGCCTACACCGTGTGGGGACACTCGCTCCACTCTGTCCGAACCGGAAAAGAGTCGTTCACCGAGGCGTTCGGAAGGCCATACTTCGAGTGGTTGACCGATAACCCCTCGGCTTCCGATGAATTCGACCGGTGCCAAGCAGGACTGGTCGAGGTGCGCTTGTTGCCGTTGCTCAACCGCGACTGGGCGAAAACAACGACCGTCGTCGACATCGGCGGCGGGGCCGGCACATTGATCGAAACCTTGCTCGGGAGTCACCCCCATCTGCGGGGCACAGTGTTCGATTTGCCGCACGTCGTCGCGGAATCGGCATCGAAGTTCTGCTCGGCCGGCATCGGTGACCGAACGACTGTTGTCGGCGGCAACTTCTTCGAAGAGGTCCCGCAGAATGGTGATGTATATGTGTTGTCCCAGATTCTGCACGACTGGGACGACGAATCCGCTGGCAAGATCCTCGGCAACTGTCGGCGAGCGATCCCCAGAAACGGCCGCCTGCTGATCGTCGAGCAAGTCCTACCCGAAGTGGCTACAGCCCACCCCATGGCCCTACTGGACCTCCACATGCTGGTTCTGCTGGGTGGTCGGGAACGGACCGCCACCG
- a CDS encoding aminotransferase class IV, with the protein MISDMSWADGSFVRYDEMTLSPATHSLSYGSSVFEGIRSYGGNIFKLDDHLDRLRRSADVFGHTVPYSNADLADACYELLRVNELSDAYLKCLVFYDDSDVSFRAQGCSSRVVVFALPFPANSAPANYRLATAMWRRAPASCHPYQAKTSSTYALSYLSYRQKADGYDDVIFLSTTGTVCESSGSNVFFIKGDALLTPTTELALAGITRKVIIDELSPQLGVSVTERNISYAELESFDGAFLCGTAMEITRIACIDEIHYEAAPLADVLATEYQCLTNKKSAL; encoded by the coding sequence ATGATCAGCGACATGTCCTGGGCGGACGGTAGCTTCGTCCGTTACGACGAGATGACTCTGTCACCCGCGACCCATTCATTGTCCTATGGGTCCTCGGTGTTCGAGGGTATCCGTAGCTATGGCGGGAACATCTTCAAGCTCGACGACCACTTGGACCGGCTGCGGCGGTCTGCTGACGTGTTCGGGCATACGGTGCCGTATTCGAATGCAGATCTGGCCGATGCGTGCTACGAGTTGCTGAGAGTGAACGAGCTGAGCGACGCATACCTGAAGTGCCTGGTTTTCTACGACGATTCGGATGTCAGCTTCAGGGCGCAGGGATGCTCCAGTCGAGTAGTCGTTTTTGCGCTGCCCTTTCCTGCGAATTCTGCACCAGCGAATTATCGGCTTGCGACGGCAATGTGGAGGCGTGCGCCGGCATCGTGCCACCCCTATCAGGCGAAGACATCGTCGACTTACGCGTTGAGCTATTTGAGCTACCGTCAAAAGGCCGATGGTTATGACGACGTCATCTTCCTCTCGACCACCGGCACGGTGTGTGAGTCAAGTGGTTCGAACGTGTTCTTCATCAAAGGGGACGCTTTGCTCACACCCACCACGGAATTGGCGCTCGCCGGAATTACCAGAAAGGTGATCATCGACGAGCTGTCTCCACAGTTGGGCGTATCTGTCACAGAGCGCAATATTTCCTACGCCGAGCTCGAATCGTTCGACGGCGCATTTTTGTGCGGAACTGCGATGGAGATCACGCGGATTGCCTGCATCGACGAGATTCATTACGAGGCGGCTCCCTTGGCTGATGTGCTTGCAACCGAGTATCAGTGCCTGACGAACAAGAAGTCGGCGCTGTGA
- a CDS encoding ATP-grasp domain-containing protein, whose product MTTDDGQRRRHIVLIGGHDETFPHFAGLGFEFTVLQLHDAIGPNLRGLTERISPVADFGPDIVVAEITRIMRSERVDYIFSFTEGGLLSAALASHRLSVPGLDLSACELCIDKQLMRTFLDSTEFAVANTICRTPAEVRAFLLQHPQGLVLKDPAGSGSEGVFIVRDERDLTAALDEQTGDGFVMLAEEYLPGREISVETLTIDGNHRVLAVTNKKLHRNSLAEEQHVVSPDVVDDDMFHIISAYCERLLTRINYQHGPCHIEVKITARGLRLIEINNRVGGDYIGLLVELTTGVSQFRETLRCWSEVDSSGVGPELARYAYAASHQFYEPIDPECLRSALRGVDIIRLHIEPAPSRLDRPRTNDDKIGWIVFACNESESFKRAIDYLDVNCS is encoded by the coding sequence TTGACCACCGACGACGGGCAGCGCAGGAGACACATCGTCCTGATCGGCGGCCACGATGAAACGTTCCCGCATTTCGCGGGGTTGGGCTTCGAGTTCACCGTTCTACAGCTGCACGACGCGATCGGTCCGAACCTGCGCGGCCTTACCGAACGCATCAGTCCCGTGGCTGATTTCGGCCCGGACATCGTGGTCGCTGAGATCACACGAATAATGAGGTCCGAACGGGTCGATTACATTTTTTCCTTTACCGAGGGCGGGTTGCTTTCCGCGGCCCTTGCAAGCCACCGCCTCTCTGTCCCGGGTCTCGACCTCAGCGCATGCGAGCTGTGTATCGACAAGCAATTGATGCGGACATTTCTCGATAGCACCGAGTTCGCTGTCGCGAACACGATATGTCGCACGCCGGCCGAGGTACGAGCCTTCCTCCTCCAGCACCCTCAGGGGCTGGTTCTCAAGGATCCGGCTGGGTCGGGCAGCGAAGGCGTGTTCATCGTCCGCGACGAACGCGACCTGACCGCGGCGCTCGACGAGCAGACAGGGGACGGTTTCGTCATGCTCGCCGAAGAGTACCTACCCGGACGCGAAATCAGTGTCGAAACCCTGACCATCGACGGGAATCATCGAGTTCTCGCTGTGACGAACAAGAAGCTGCACAGGAATTCCCTTGCAGAAGAACAGCACGTCGTCTCACCGGATGTCGTGGACGACGACATGTTCCACATTATCAGTGCCTACTGCGAAAGACTGCTCACCCGAATCAATTACCAGCACGGGCCGTGTCATATCGAAGTGAAGATCACGGCTCGAGGGCTTCGCCTGATCGAGATCAACAACCGGGTCGGCGGTGACTACATCGGACTTCTGGTCGAACTGACGACCGGCGTCAGCCAATTCAGAGAAACGCTTCGTTGCTGGAGTGAAGTCGACTCGTCCGGCGTCGGCCCGGAACTGGCGCGATATGCGTACGCCGCATCGCACCAATTCTACGAACCCATCGACCCCGAGTGTCTTCGGAGCGCGCTGCGAGGCGTCGACATCATCAGGCTCCATATCGAGCCTGCACCATCGCGCCTCGACAGACCCCGGACAAACGACGACAAGATCGGTTGGATTGTTTTTGCCTGCAACGAGAGCGAGTCATTCAAGCGGGCCATCGACTATCTCGACGTCAACTGTTCCTGA
- a CDS encoding alpha/beta hydrolase, whose product MHFTSERRLDDGVLEREFILGEIPGILWTPEFAFTPAPLILVGHPGGLHMMYPRLAARARHAAAAGYAAATIELPGSGDRPRSSAAEQARADLRRALEAGEPVNDEIVDRLVLPLVDKAVPEWRAALDGLLALPDIRGPVGLSGGVIAIGIRLAVVEPRISAALLFAGSFVPRSMFDEARRVTIPLQVLLQWDDEGNDRQQALDLFDAFGSKEKTLHANMGGHTGVPQFEGDDGNRFFVRHLT is encoded by the coding sequence ATGCACTTCACCTCCGAGCGACGCCTCGACGACGGCGTCCTCGAACGCGAATTCATTCTCGGCGAGATCCCTGGCATCTTGTGGACGCCCGAATTCGCATTTACACCGGCGCCGCTGATCCTGGTCGGCCATCCCGGCGGACTGCACATGATGTACCCGCGACTGGCAGCCCGGGCCCGGCACGCCGCGGCGGCGGGTTACGCCGCGGCCACCATCGAACTGCCCGGCAGCGGTGACCGGCCCCGTTCCTCCGCCGCCGAGCAGGCCCGCGCCGACCTGCGCCGGGCGCTGGAGGCCGGTGAGCCGGTCAACGACGAGATCGTCGACCGGCTCGTCCTCCCGCTGGTCGACAAGGCGGTCCCGGAATGGCGGGCCGCCCTGGACGGTCTCCTCGCGCTGCCCGACATCCGCGGCCCGGTCGGGTTATCGGGAGGGGTGATCGCCATCGGCATCCGGCTGGCGGTGGTGGAACCACGCATCTCGGCCGCCCTCCTGTTCGCCGGGAGCTTTGTGCCCCGCAGCATGTTCGACGAGGCGCGGCGGGTCACCATTCCGCTGCAGGTCCTGCTGCAGTGGGACGACGAAGGAAATGATCGGCAGCAGGCCCTGGACCTGTTCGACGCATTCGGCTCCAAGGAGAAGACACTGCACGCCAATATGGGCGGGCACACCGGCGTCCCGCAGTTCGAGGGGGACGACGGCAACCGGTTCTTCGTCCGGCACCTCACCTGA
- a CDS encoding cupin domain-containing protein, whose amino-acid sequence MDCFCLQRERVIQAGHRLSRRQLFLKINAIMKTAASHPEGKKSMQIIARSALETINEVMVDGHVHNLGVVKIFSQHPELAQFIPASSNLAISWVRLECGQVLSVHKHPEASLILVCEGSGRTMGSAEQDVAAGDMILVPGDSWHGFEGTRNGFWALSIQFNGRALYEDTDNPNAMFAAAESDPAAALLEDNEKYLEQFRNSSLLRLIDTPSMTDPDVRERLLDCQQTWSDVFQDLLHLRVAMTTDPQHKHVALDHLVEELGHNNNLRQQRNSSHSPVSDATFVSTMDWFRQQMLCRSDMVRTLLMHVVLEGSGEIWHREAARAFPGIPHFEEHGEDDGHHVSMGIDLLDRANPTEIQELREALGEGWTMITRLCDRIASIAVDDTADATLSTC is encoded by the coding sequence TTGGATTGTTTTTGCCTGCAACGAGAGCGAGTCATTCAAGCGGGCCATCGACTATCTCGACGTCAACTGTTCCTGAAAATCAACGCGATCATGAAAACCGCGGCCTCTCATCCAGAAGGGAAGAAATCGATGCAGATCATAGCCAGAAGCGCACTCGAGACGATCAACGAGGTGATGGTCGACGGCCACGTTCACAACCTGGGTGTCGTCAAGATCTTCTCCCAACACCCCGAACTGGCCCAGTTCATTCCCGCTTCCAGCAATCTGGCGATCAGCTGGGTCAGGTTGGAATGTGGTCAGGTGCTCTCTGTGCACAAACATCCGGAAGCGAGCCTCATCCTGGTCTGCGAGGGTTCCGGACGAACAATGGGGAGCGCAGAGCAGGACGTCGCTGCGGGAGATATGATCCTCGTACCCGGCGACTCATGGCACGGCTTCGAGGGAACTCGCAACGGGTTCTGGGCGCTGTCGATCCAGTTCAACGGCAGAGCCCTGTACGAGGATACCGACAACCCGAATGCCATGTTCGCAGCCGCTGAGTCCGATCCGGCGGCCGCGCTCCTCGAGGATAACGAGAAGTACCTGGAGCAATTCAGGAACAGCAGTCTGCTGCGGTTGATCGACACCCCTTCGATGACCGACCCGGACGTTCGCGAAAGACTACTCGACTGCCAGCAAACCTGGTCGGATGTGTTCCAAGATCTGCTGCATCTGCGTGTGGCGATGACTACTGATCCGCAACACAAGCATGTCGCACTCGATCATCTGGTCGAAGAACTGGGACACAACAACAACCTCAGACAGCAACGGAACTCGTCGCACTCGCCGGTCTCCGACGCGACGTTCGTATCGACAATGGACTGGTTCAGGCAGCAGATGCTCTGCAGGAGCGACATGGTGCGAACATTGCTGATGCACGTGGTGCTGGAAGGTAGCGGCGAAATCTGGCACCGAGAAGCGGCGCGCGCGTTTCCCGGCATTCCACACTTCGAAGAGCACGGTGAAGACGACGGCCACCATGTGAGCATGGGGATCGACCTTCTCGATCGAGCAAACCCAACGGAGATCCAGGAATTACGGGAAGCACTCGGCGAGGGATGGACCATGATCACACGACTGTGCGACAGAATCGCATCCATCGCCGTAGACGACACCGCAGACGCCACGTTGTCCACATGCTGA
- a CDS encoding ATP-binding cassette domain-containing protein, which translates to MLSVLERVVWFEVPRSGTQFDRHTNASHLSRWQRWCDAARRDDLNAPQDERLHRSVLRALRRDVLLALLAIAFNAGCAFGAAVTLRSLIQHLVEPGTPPMVNLTLGITCILLTYSAWLALNHTFLSAELAGIGARTYIEQRLLRKKRDGGNSDRPSGVVTLMDREAARVEAAWSGLVFMILSLATLTFTSAFFFVALGLSALSALAIIVISSMAIFSIAAQLTKAHTELSAISAERIDVGMFSINNRGVAWLKNWNDELIRRYADKRDGEERSLEKAARLVAAINLISTLTPVVGMLAAAFTQLAYLGHVDPAGLLSAMALIGGLRSVANNVPEIAQSISQGVVGHTNVAKYLSGAGPSDADASAVQLPTTRAKHIAVVGAAGSGKTSILKAVARRNNRLDTTTIFVPDEPWIYPGGLYENLCLYRRDFPDDEAARALAQSRLPGTFYAEYLDSKSPPRTEAWDVSRGQGKRLELARALLAEPACVLIDQPTSGLDDDLGRGLLSSLLRGPWSDTTVVYATDKPDEIDSAEEIWVVADGAVVEVIRDLTTQSDLLPESSGWRIPERSLPRHPSRRTDVTEVRTPSRRSLIRFGIAKVALVACVLFVCREVLTIVGDYVAVSGLSTANVGASSTILVCVVSAGALLSISGALLTVRRSISAASRQCVRYFSTIMSPTLDVEAVDQVNQDSQSKLTWDQRRVDEVLPAILLHTLGAAALLITTTGFVLSKNIFALLPCAVMCLVYWHTSRRSGNRLRYFNECEIGTTSILFARVEATTRSSSRFELARDNAVLVSWLNSSLMDRALASMNNAVARRWFTYKLDLMGVLFLSAIVGSTVFVYAQGGLGLANVLALSLSYSLIALFARLGSCLVELRQVLDSADRLLTPPLPAAPNRTCPAMRDDALVSFTDVAFVARHTGAVLLENHTESFYRRDIVVIMGASGVGKSTFAKLVVGSLRPTTGVVSTLGRTTGYVSDSHDQDVLLLTSSPIFKPGRLSEHFHNPSPQELARVVRYLDAEDVVERLPSGFDEVVPSSGLLNLSKTELQRLALLDVMINPPAIAILDEATSELSAAAELSVLRALTSALPDTLFFIITHNRELGRLANRIFHFNDERRLLEISGEPPATAIDRCWTDKEEVDGMATPANCIL; encoded by the coding sequence ATGCTGAGTGTGCTCGAGAGAGTCGTCTGGTTCGAGGTTCCTCGTTCTGGAACCCAGTTCGACCGGCATACCAACGCTTCTCACCTTTCGCGATGGCAGCGCTGGTGCGATGCTGCGCGACGAGACGACCTGAACGCGCCCCAAGACGAGCGACTCCACAGATCCGTACTCAGAGCGCTCCGTCGCGATGTTCTGCTTGCGCTCCTCGCCATAGCGTTCAACGCTGGTTGCGCATTCGGTGCAGCCGTCACGCTGCGATCACTGATCCAGCACCTCGTCGAACCCGGCACACCGCCGATGGTGAACCTGACGCTGGGGATCACCTGCATACTGCTGACGTACTCGGCGTGGTTGGCGCTCAACCACACCTTCCTGTCAGCCGAACTGGCAGGCATCGGAGCCCGGACCTACATCGAGCAAAGACTGCTACGGAAGAAGCGCGACGGTGGCAATTCCGACCGACCCTCCGGTGTTGTCACGCTAATGGACCGTGAGGCGGCGCGCGTCGAAGCTGCCTGGTCCGGCCTGGTATTCATGATTCTATCGCTCGCCACGTTAACTTTCACCTCTGCGTTCTTCTTCGTGGCGCTGGGACTGAGTGCATTGTCGGCGCTGGCGATCATTGTCATCAGTTCGATGGCAATATTTTCGATTGCCGCACAACTCACCAAGGCCCACACAGAACTATCGGCAATTTCGGCGGAACGCATCGACGTCGGCATGTTCTCGATCAACAACCGAGGGGTTGCGTGGCTGAAGAACTGGAACGACGAACTGATACGGCGCTACGCCGACAAGCGTGATGGCGAAGAGCGCTCACTCGAGAAGGCGGCGCGTCTTGTCGCGGCGATCAACCTCATATCTACTCTGACACCGGTCGTAGGGATGCTCGCCGCAGCATTTACCCAGCTGGCTTATCTAGGTCATGTGGATCCAGCGGGCCTGCTGTCTGCAATGGCGTTGATCGGGGGTTTGAGATCGGTCGCCAACAATGTGCCCGAAATTGCCCAGAGCATTTCCCAAGGCGTGGTCGGGCACACCAACGTTGCGAAATATCTGTCCGGCGCCGGCCCGTCAGACGCCGATGCGAGCGCCGTCCAGCTGCCGACGACAAGGGCAAAGCACATTGCCGTCGTCGGCGCAGCGGGTAGTGGTAAAACGTCGATTCTGAAAGCCGTCGCGCGGCGGAACAACCGACTCGATACGACGACGATCTTCGTCCCGGACGAACCATGGATCTACCCGGGCGGACTGTACGAGAATCTGTGTCTCTATCGTCGCGACTTCCCGGACGACGAAGCCGCGCGAGCACTGGCGCAGTCCAGACTGCCCGGCACCTTCTATGCCGAGTACCTCGACAGCAAGTCGCCACCTCGAACCGAGGCCTGGGACGTCTCCCGCGGGCAAGGAAAGCGGCTGGAACTGGCGCGGGCATTGCTGGCCGAGCCGGCGTGCGTTCTCATTGATCAGCCGACATCAGGGCTGGACGACGACCTGGGGAGAGGGTTGCTGAGCTCACTCCTCCGGGGGCCGTGGAGCGACACCACCGTTGTCTATGCAACAGACAAACCCGACGAGATCGACTCCGCGGAGGAAATCTGGGTGGTGGCCGACGGCGCAGTGGTCGAAGTCATACGTGATCTGACGACGCAGTCGGATCTTCTACCCGAAAGCTCGGGTTGGCGCATTCCCGAACGTTCACTCCCTCGCCACCCTTCCCGCCGCACGGATGTGACCGAAGTCCGGACGCCGTCCAGGCGTAGTTTGATCAGGTTCGGCATCGCGAAGGTCGCACTCGTTGCGTGTGTCCTGTTCGTGTGCCGAGAAGTTCTGACGATCGTCGGTGACTACGTTGCTGTCAGTGGACTGTCGACCGCGAATGTGGGTGCGTCGTCGACGATTCTGGTCTGCGTGGTGTCGGCCGGTGCACTCTTGTCGATCTCCGGCGCCTTGCTGACGGTGCGGCGCAGTATCAGTGCGGCATCGCGACAGTGCGTGCGGTACTTCTCGACGATCATGAGCCCGACGCTCGATGTCGAGGCAGTCGATCAGGTCAACCAAGACTCGCAGAGCAAGCTCACGTGGGATCAACGACGTGTCGACGAAGTGTTGCCTGCAATACTGCTGCATACGTTGGGTGCGGCGGCGCTTCTGATCACAACCACCGGTTTCGTCCTGAGTAAGAACATCTTTGCGCTGCTTCCTTGTGCTGTGATGTGCCTGGTCTACTGGCATACTTCACGGCGATCAGGCAACCGACTGCGGTACTTCAACGAGTGCGAGATAGGTACGACATCGATCTTGTTCGCGCGGGTCGAGGCAACGACACGGAGTTCGAGCAGATTCGAGTTGGCCAGAGACAACGCGGTTCTCGTGAGTTGGCTGAACAGCAGCCTGATGGATCGCGCCCTGGCTTCGATGAACAATGCGGTGGCGCGGCGATGGTTTACCTACAAGCTCGATCTGATGGGGGTGTTGTTCCTGTCGGCCATCGTGGGTTCAACGGTATTCGTCTACGCCCAGGGCGGCCTCGGCCTGGCCAATGTCCTGGCGCTGAGTCTCTCCTACAGCCTGATTGCACTCTTCGCAAGGTTGGGTAGTTGCCTGGTCGAACTCAGGCAGGTGCTGGACAGCGCGGATCGTCTGCTCACACCTCCGCTCCCCGCCGCGCCGAACCGAACGTGTCCGGCGATGAGAGACGACGCACTCGTGTCGTTCACCGATGTCGCATTCGTCGCCAGGCACACCGGCGCGGTGCTGCTCGAGAACCACACGGAGTCGTTCTATCGCCGTGACATCGTGGTGATCATGGGAGCCAGTGGGGTGGGTAAGTCGACCTTCGCAAAGCTTGTCGTGGGTTCGTTGCGCCCGACCACTGGTGTCGTTTCCACATTGGGCCGGACGACAGGATACGTGTCGGATTCGCACGACCAAGACGTCCTCCTGCTGACATCGAGCCCGATATTCAAGCCAGGACGATTGTCCGAGCACTTCCACAACCCCTCACCTCAGGAACTGGCTCGCGTGGTCCGATACCTCGACGCTGAGGATGTCGTCGAACGACTACCTTCCGGGTTCGACGAGGTAGTCCCCAGCAGCGGTCTGTTGAATCTGAGCAAGACGGAATTGCAACGACTGGCACTGCTCGACGTGATGATCAACCCACCCGCGATCGCGATTCTCGACGAAGCCACGTCCGAGTTGAGTGCCGCAGCGGAGCTCTCCGTATTGCGTGCCCTGACCTCTGCACTTCCGGACACCCTCTTCTTCATCATCACCCACAATCGCGAGCTGGGAAGACTTGCCAACCGAATCTTCCATTTCAACGATGAAAGACGTCTACTCGAGATTTCGGGCGAGCCGCCCGCAACAGCCATCGATCGATGCTGGACCGACAAGGAGGAAGTCGATGGAATGGCAACCCCAGCGAACTGCATTCTGTGA